The following proteins are encoded in a genomic region of Nicotiana sylvestris chromosome 4, ASM39365v2, whole genome shotgun sequence:
- the LOC138889743 gene encoding uncharacterized protein has protein sequence MLLQLADQIVKSPSGILDDVLVQVGKFVFPVDFVILDCRVDEEIPIILDRPFLDTGRVLIDCEIGELKMRLNNEEITFNVQKSMRQPSEFGNCSLIDVVDVVLEEEDEALNNKTL, from the coding sequence ATGTTACTACAGCTGGCCGACCAAATAGTGAAGAGTCCCTCTGGTATTCTTGATGATGTATTAGTACAGGTTGGGAAGTTTGTGTTCCCTGTAGATTTTGTCATTCTTGACTGTCGGGTTGACgaggaaattcccataattttggatAGACCATTCTTGGACACTGGGAGAGTTTTAATTGATTGTGAAATTGGAGAGCTCAAAATGAGATTAAATAACGAAGAGATAACATTCAACGTGCAGAAATCTATGCGACAACCAAGTGAATTTGGCAATTGCTCTTTAATAGATGTCGTGGATgtagttttggaggaggaagatgAGGCATTGAATAATAAGACCCTCTAG
- the LOC138889744 gene encoding uncharacterized protein, translating into MAIFMDMVEEIMEVFVDDFSVMGNSFDDYLINLRRVLKRYSLGALVSSKVIEVDRAKVDVIEKLPPPTSVKEIRNFLGVAFEELMKRLVTITIVVAPNWERPFGLMCDASDYVVKAVLGHQKDKIMHPIYYTKCDLEIRERKGTENQVANHLSRLEGAEKKVEVEEILETFLDEQLLATSLEEAPWYADIANYLVCHASPYGGHFGEVRTIAKVLELGFYWPTLFKDAHLWIKGCDECNRTENISSRHKMPMNPIQEVEVFDVWGIDFMGPFVSSYGNKYILIAVDYMSKWVEAVALPINDAKGVIGFLIKNIFT; encoded by the exons atggcaatcttcatGGATATGGTAGAGGAAATAATGGAGGTTTTCGTGGATGATTTCTCAGTGATGGGGAATTCATTCGATGACTACCTTATAAACTTGAGAAGAGTATTAAAGAG GTATAGTCTCGGGGCACTAGTGTCAAGTAAGGTCATTGAGGTAGATCGAGCAAAGGTTGATGTGATAGAAAAGCTTCCACCACCCACTTCCGTCAAAGAAATCAGAAATTTCCTTGG GGTAGCGTTTGAGGAATTGATGAAGAGATTGGTAACAATAACTATCGTAGTTGCCCCTAACTGGGAGCGACCATTTGGGctaatgtgtgatgcaagtgactaTGTTGTGAAAGCAGTTCTTGGGCACCAaaaagataaaatcatgcatcCAATTTACTACACaa AATGTGATTTGGAAATCCGTGAACGAAAAGGAACAGAGAACCAAGTAGCTAATCATTTGTCTAGGCTGGAAGGAGCTGAAAAGAAGGTTGAGGTAGAAGAGATTCTGGAAACTTTCCTAGATGAACAACTACTAGCCACGAGTCTTGAGGAAGCTCCATGGTATGCAGACATTGCAAACTACCTA GTATGTCACGCGTCACCATATGGTGGGCACTTCGGGGAAGTAAGGACAATAGCGAAAGTCTTGGAGTTAGGCTTCTACTGGCCAACATTATTCAAAGATGCACATTTATGGATAAAGGGTTGTGATGAATGCAACCGAACTGAGAATATTTCCAGTCGACATAAGATGCCTATGAACCCAATACAGGAGGTAGAAGTGTTTGATGTATGGGGGATCGATTTCATGGGGCCTTTCGTTAGCTCATATGGAAACAAGTACATACTCATCGCTGTGGACTAcatgtccaaatgggtggaagctgtagCACTCCCTATAAATGATGCAAAGGGGGTAATTGGTTTTTTGATAAAGAACATATTCACTTGA
- the LOC138889745 gene encoding uncharacterized protein: MAVSQLGVAPEGGRSGGGQAHFYALPSRPDAIALDAVITSIVLVFHRDASVLFDPHSTFSRVSSYFARYLDMPRKSLVSFVRVSTLVGDTIFVDRVYRSCVVTIGGLETRVDFLLLCMMDFDVILGMHWLSLFRAILDFHAKTVMLAILGVPRIEWRGSTDFVSSRVISFLKAQRIVGKGCLSDLAFVRDVSIETPTIDSVLVVRDFLDVFLADLSGMPPDRDIDFGIDLVLGTQPYLFHRIV, from the coding sequence ATGGCggtcagccagctaggggtcgccccagaggggggtCGATctggtggtggtcaggcccatttctatgcactcccatccagaccagatgctattgctttagatgccgtgattacaagtattgtcttagttttccacagagatgcctctgtgttatttgatcctcaTTCCACTTTTTCAcgtgtgtcatcatattttgctcgttatttggatatgcctcgtaagtctcttgtttcatttgttcgtgtatctactctggtaGGCGATACTATTTTTGTGGATCgcgtatatcggtcgtgtgtggtgaccattgggggtttggagacccgagtggactttttgttgctttgtatgatggattttgatgtgatattgggcatgcaTTGGTTATCTCTGTTTCGTGCAATTTTGGACTTTCATGCTAAAACAGTGATGTTGGCTATattgggtgtgccacggattgagtggcgaggttcgactgattttgtttccagtagggtgatttcatttctgaaagcccagcggatagttgggaagggttgtctttctgacttagcctttgtgagggatgttagtatAGAGACTCCTACAATTGATTCAGTcctggtggtgagggactttcTAGATGTATTCCttgcagacctatcgggcatgccaccggacagggatatagactttggtattgatttggtgctgggcactcagccatatctattccaccgtatcgtatga